A portion of the Pseudarthrobacter defluvii genome contains these proteins:
- a CDS encoding ABC transporter substrate-binding protein: MSNPIDVGSVLGGRYKVTATVLASHDHDLVLDGVDQVLNRPVSILVAGPENTEQVAQSAREVATGERPGTVQVLDLGVTEDATYLITNHTSAADLLDLVVTPNPPYIEPFFTDTLGSEIFGQPRSHEPEPYDEEDHVEAGYINYGDSHPSQVDPYRAAPAVPPRPAVRPAAQQPGSQQPASQQPAPNGHRGAGAAAGAAAGVAGAAAATGAAASGAGASKAGTGASRVDPDATAAQPVANRAPSPSGRAASAEADTGPNDTAAAGSTQAQPAAEQRKPKVSLWSEDDYTQAGDQDRYEEAELAEHETRPVKSKSALFARAASPAAAGVSFTDRDDYDDDRDESQNQPRSMRWLVGGLLAVVLIAGLIFAVTNLGSLFTSEPQAQPTAAPAASTTAPQPSAPATQAAPSKPPVVAPVIESVSRQGNFDFAATFDGDLIKAYDGNAASYWSDMEFATENWGGLAPQGVPLVVKLKSQSTVSSITLSQLGGSGGNISVYTNDRPTTDGAKLVGTNSFTSTDLNMPLPEPVQAQYVIVSINSLPKLAAPKTRYGYGLRLAEIKVQ; this comes from the coding sequence GTGTCCAACCCGATCGATGTCGGATCAGTACTGGGCGGCCGCTACAAGGTCACCGCCACAGTGTTGGCCTCGCATGACCACGATCTGGTGCTGGACGGTGTGGACCAGGTCCTCAACCGCCCGGTCAGCATCCTGGTTGCCGGGCCGGAGAACACGGAACAGGTTGCCCAGAGCGCCCGGGAAGTGGCCACCGGTGAACGCCCCGGCACCGTGCAGGTCCTGGACCTGGGCGTCACCGAGGACGCCACCTACCTGATCACCAACCACACCTCTGCCGCTGACCTGCTGGACCTGGTGGTCACCCCGAACCCGCCCTACATTGAACCCTTCTTCACGGACACCCTGGGCAGTGAAATCTTTGGCCAGCCGCGGTCCCACGAGCCCGAGCCGTACGACGAGGAAGACCACGTCGAGGCCGGCTACATCAACTACGGTGATTCGCACCCCAGCCAGGTTGATCCGTACCGTGCCGCTCCCGCTGTACCGCCCCGGCCTGCCGTTCGCCCCGCCGCGCAACAGCCTGGTTCTCAGCAGCCGGCGTCTCAGCAGCCCGCCCCCAATGGCCACCGCGGTGCCGGAGCTGCTGCGGGTGCAGCTGCGGGAGTCGCCGGTGCTGCCGCCGCTACCGGTGCTGCTGCTTCAGGTGCTGGTGCTTCAAAGGCAGGGACGGGAGCCTCCCGGGTAGACCCCGATGCCACTGCTGCCCAGCCGGTAGCCAACCGTGCCCCTTCCCCATCCGGACGCGCAGCCTCCGCGGAGGCAGACACGGGCCCGAACGATACGGCGGCCGCCGGCAGCACCCAGGCGCAGCCCGCGGCCGAGCAGCGCAAGCCGAAGGTTTCCCTGTGGTCCGAGGACGATTACACACAGGCGGGGGACCAAGACCGCTACGAGGAAGCCGAGTTAGCCGAGCACGAAACGCGGCCGGTCAAGAGCAAGTCTGCCTTGTTCGCCCGTGCGGCGTCTCCGGCTGCTGCGGGAGTCTCCTTCACTGACCGGGACGACTACGACGATGACAGGGATGAATCCCAAAACCAGCCCCGTTCCATGCGCTGGCTGGTTGGGGGCCTGCTGGCCGTGGTTCTGATTGCCGGCCTGATTTTTGCCGTCACCAACCTGGGCAGCCTCTTCACCTCTGAACCGCAGGCCCAGCCGACGGCCGCACCCGCAGCGAGCACCACCGCGCCGCAGCCGTCCGCCCCGGCAACGCAGGCAGCCCCCTCGAAACCTCCGGTTGTTGCGCCGGTTATCGAGAGTGTCAGCCGGCAGGGTAACTTCGACTTTGCCGCCACGTTCGACGGCGACTTGATCAAGGCGTACGACGGCAATGCCGCAAGCTACTGGTCTGACATGGAGTTCGCCACGGAGAACTGGGGTGGCCTGGCCCCGCAGGGTGTTCCCCTCGTGGTGAAGCTGAAGAGCCAATCCACCGTCTCTTCCATCACGCTCTCCCAGCTTGGGGGATCGGGTGGCAACATCAGCGTTTACACCAATGACCGGCCCACCACGGACGGTGCCAAGCTGGTTGGAACCAATAGCTTCACTTCCACTGACCTGAACATGCCCCTGCCGGAGCCGGTGCAGGCACAGTACGTGATTGTGTCCATCAACTCACTGCCCAAGCTTGCGGCTCCCAAGACCCGTTACGGCTACGGCCTCCGGCTGGCTGAGATCAAGGTCCAGTAG
- the trxB gene encoding thioredoxin-disulfide reductase, whose product MTIEDKTASDVRDVIIVGSGPAGYTAAVYTARADLKPLLLAGSVTAGGELMNTTDVENYPGFPEGIMGPDLMENFEKQAARFGTEIQFEDVTALELEGPIKTVTIATGETFKAKAVILSTGSAYRELGLPNEKRLSGHGVSWCATCDGFFFKDQDIAVIGGGDSAMEEALFLTKFAKSVTVVHRRDTLKASKIMADRALANEKIRFIWNTTVDDVLGTEKVTGLRLKNLLDGTESELDVTGVFVAIGNDPRTELVKNVLALTPEGTIAVEGRSSKTSLSGVFAAGDVVDPTYRQAITASGSGCVAAIDVEHYLTDLPA is encoded by the coding sequence GTGACCATCGAAGATAAGACGGCGTCGGATGTTCGCGACGTCATCATTGTGGGCTCGGGCCCGGCAGGCTATACGGCAGCCGTTTATACCGCCAGGGCGGACCTCAAGCCGCTGCTGTTGGCCGGGTCCGTGACTGCCGGCGGCGAGCTGATGAACACCACGGACGTGGAGAACTATCCCGGATTCCCCGAGGGGATCATGGGGCCGGACCTGATGGAGAACTTCGAGAAGCAGGCCGCCCGCTTTGGGACGGAGATCCAGTTCGAGGATGTAACCGCGCTGGAGCTGGAGGGACCGATCAAGACGGTCACCATCGCCACGGGGGAGACCTTCAAGGCGAAGGCTGTCATCCTCTCCACCGGATCCGCGTACCGCGAGCTGGGGCTCCCGAATGAAAAGCGGCTCTCCGGCCACGGAGTTAGCTGGTGTGCAACCTGCGATGGTTTCTTTTTCAAGGATCAGGACATCGCCGTCATTGGCGGTGGAGACTCAGCCATGGAAGAGGCCCTGTTCCTCACAAAGTTTGCGAAGTCAGTAACGGTTGTCCACCGTAGGGACACGCTCAAGGCTTCCAAGATCATGGCCGACCGCGCGCTGGCCAACGAAAAGATCCGTTTCATTTGGAACACCACTGTTGATGATGTGCTGGGAACTGAGAAAGTCACCGGTCTTCGGCTGAAAAACCTTCTCGACGGGACAGAGTCGGAGCTCGATGTTACAGGTGTTTTCGTAGCCATTGGCAACGACCCACGGACCGAACTCGTCAAGAACGTCCTCGCCCTGACCCCCGAGGGAACCATAGCGGTGGAGGGTCGTAGCTCCAAGACAAGCCTTTCCGGCGTGTTTGCTGCCGGTGACGTCGTTGACCCCACCTACCGCCAGGCCATCACCGCCTCAGGTTCCGGTTGCGTGGCAGCAATTGATGTTGAGCACTACCTGACAGATCTGCCCGCATAA
- the trxA gene encoding thioredoxin — protein sequence MSNAKDVTDASFSTDVLSADKPVIVDFWAEWCGPCRKLGPILDEISVEYSEKVDVVKVNVDDNPAIAAEYGITSIPAVYLFQGGEVKSTVIGAKPKQFFEKEFSDVLS from the coding sequence ATGAGCAACGCTAAAGATGTAACTGACGCAAGTTTCAGCACTGACGTTTTGTCGGCCGATAAGCCGGTAATCGTAGATTTCTGGGCCGAATGGTGCGGCCCCTGCCGCAAGCTGGGCCCCATCCTGGACGAGATCTCTGTCGAGTACAGCGAAAAGGTAGACGTCGTCAAAGTAAACGTTGACGACAATCCTGCTATTGCCGCTGAGTACGGAATCACCTCGATCCCTGCCGTCTACCTCTTCCAGGGCGGTGAGGTAAAGAGCACCGTTATCGGTGCCAAGCCCAAGCAGTTCTTCGAGAAGGAATTCTCCGACGTTCTGTCCTAA